Proteins encoded within one genomic window of Theobroma cacao cultivar B97-61/B2 chromosome 7, Criollo_cocoa_genome_V2, whole genome shotgun sequence:
- the LOC18593981 gene encoding uncharacterized protein LOC18593981, with translation MVPKTFSAKTNNLIGLRVPKLSGPLDSCFILLNEISYDVRPTTTLGPVHLSSSERYRVVQESKPVNEEFNISPFPERQNGYYSGGDEVLNSSSSLYYQSESKVLTFEAHHVYTTHVEDVFKVEGNLIFQSSYYYEQSFSGSLYSHLSDSSNRGALDFDFQGFWSRTTGRLCMVGTSYTYSKEGKLLHLAAVLKLNNLKQSSTINTLVTGTMDGLYAADEPNYFGQISLLMFPQVSYQYTKVSKLSTQGCPGGTDVPEKSSLSLSRTRTICNMFLGRASDFELEYGSGCASSKSCNPFGDGIGYLPQVMSLSMIQCSEDKLSLRFLIEFSNDNSMRYYRSSNFSTSLVGEGSWDARKNRLCIAACRIFDASSSLEKSHVGDCTTRLSLRFPAILSIRNTSTVVGEIWSEKPRNESGFFDRILFRNTDRSSSGQIQLQGLKYEYMETDKVKRSCPQKKPKRNSRGQYPDGYSGDMAFHFSIVKGSKEIIGWGSSKPLAVGDQPYQRFPFLTPSSSSRPINYGNESDTSGRLLNISYKISITLRSLNLDAGLNPSNQSSNGYVEIKISAEGVYNSETGNLCMVGCRDLSSANTGSLSHSVDCEVVVNVQFPPLNSDRKGGIIRGSIKSMRETTDRLNFGPLGFSGRAYYRSLALESIWRMDFEMIMSVMSNTLAIVFVVLQIFHVRKNPGVCPFISLLMLVILALGHLLPLVLNLEAMFIQDSERSVWIRSGVWLEMNEVIIRVVTMVAFLLQIRLLMLSWTARCSDEKKKPLWIAEKRGLYVCFPVYIAGGLIAFVLKWRKNLVGTEWHSSYYDHEQVLLSGIRAYAGLILDAFLFPQILFNMFQNSREEALSRFFYIGITLVRLVPHGYDLYRAHNFLGIDDTYIYADPVADYYSTAWDFIIPVLGLFFAATIYMQQRFGGRCFLPQRFQESVIYEELPMASEDQFPQKSST, from the exons ATGGTCCCAAAGACCTTTTCAGCTAAAACAAACAACTTAATTGGATTACGTGTTCCTAAATTGAGTGGTCCTCTGGATTCCTGCTTTATCCTGCTGAAT GAAATTTCCTACGACGTTCGACCGACCACCACCTTGGGTCCAGTTCACCTCAGCTCCAGTGAGAGATATAGAG TTGTTCAGGAATCAAAACCAGTTAATGAGGAGTTCAATATCTCCCCATTTCCTGAACGTCAAAACGGTTACTATAGTGGAGGGGATGAAGTCCTGAATTCAAGCTCATCTCTTTATTATCAATCTGAATCGAAAGTTCTAACTTTCGAAGCTCACCACGTATATACAACTCATGTTGAGGATGTCTTCAAGGTAGAAGGAAACCTGATCTTCCAAAGCTCGTATTACTATGAACAGAGTTTTTCTGGTTCATTGTATTCACATTTAAGTGATTCAAGCAATCGTGGAGCTCTGGACTTCGACTTTCAAGGCTTCTGGTCTAGAACTACCGGGAGGCTTTGCATGGTGGGAACAAGCTATACTTACTCCAAAGAAGGTAAACTGCTTCATCTTGCAGCTGTTCTCAAGTTGAATAATCTTAAGCAGTCAAGCACTATCAACACTTTAGTCACTGGAACAATGGATGGCTTGTACGCTGCTGATGAACCAAATTACTTTGGTCAAATTTCCTTGCTGATGTTTCCTCAAGTAAGTTACCAGTACACCAAAGTTTCAAAACTATCAACTCAAGGGTGTCCTGGGGGGACTGATGTTCCAGAGAAGTCATCCCTCAGCTTATCACGGACTCGAACTATTTGTAATATGTTTCTAGGTCGAGCCAGTGATTTTGAACTGGAGTATGGAAGCGGTTGTGCTTCTTCAAAGAGTTGCAATCCATTTGGTGATGGTATTGGATATTTGCCACAGGTCATGTCTTTGAGCATGATTCAGTGCTCGGAGGATAAGCTCAGCTTGAGGTTTCTGATAGAATTTTCTAACGATAACTCTATGCGGTATTATCGCTCTTCCAATTTCAGCACTTCATTAGTTGGAGAAGGATCTTGGGATGCAAGGAAGAATCGGCTTTGTATTGCTGCTTGCCGAATCTTTGATGCATCAAGCTCCTTGGAGAAGTCTCATGTTGGAGACTGCACAACAAGGTTGAGCTTGAGATTCCCGGCAATCTTGTCTATCAGAAACACAAGTACTGTTGTTGGAGAAATATGGAGTGAGAAACCTAGGAATGAATCTGGTTTCTTTGATAGGATTCTGTTCCGAAATACTGACCGTAGCAGCAGTGGGCAAATTCAACTTCAAGGTTTGAAGTATGAGTACATGGAAACTGACAAAGTGAAGAGGTCATGTCCGCAGAAGAAACCTAAAAGGAACAGCAGGGGACAGTACCCAGATGGCTATTCTGGGGACATGGCTTTTCATTTCTCAATCGTCAAAGGCTCTAAAGAAATAATTGGATGGGGTTCTTCGAAACCTCTAGCTGTGGGCGATCAGCCTTACCAGAGATTTCCCTTTCTAACACCATCCTCAAGCTCAAGGCCTATAAATTATGGCAATGAGTCAGATACCAGTGGCCGCTTGCTTAATATCAGCTACAAAATAAGCATCACGCTACGTAGTTTGAATTTGGATGCTGGCCTTAATCCATCTAACCAATCTTCAAATGGATACGTGGAAATCAAAATTTCTGCTGAAGGGGTTTATAATTCTGAAACAGGTAATCTGTGCATGGTTGGCTGCAGAGATCTGAGTTCAGCCAACACAGGATCTTTAAGTCATTCAGTGGACTGCGAGGTCGTTGTGAATGTTCAGTTTCCTCCATTGAACTCAGACAGGAAAGGAGGTATTATCAGGGGAAGCATTAAGAGCATGCGCGAAACAACTGACCGTCTTAATTTTGGACCTTTGGGCTTTTCCGGAAGAGCTTATTATCGCAGTTTGGCATTGGAATCAATTTGGAGAATGGATTTCGAGATGATCATGTCTGTCATGTCCAACACTCTTGCAATCGTCTTTGTAGTACTTCAAATCTTTCATGTGAGAAAGAACCCTGGCGTTTGTCCTTTCATTTCACTTCTCATGCTTGTTATTCTAGCCCTGGGACACTTACTCCCTCTGGTTCTAAATCTTGAAGCAATGTTCATTCAAGATAGTGAAAGATCTGTCTGGATTAGAAGTGGAGTGTGGCTAGAAATGAACGAGGTGATCATTAGGGTTGTCACAATGGTGGCTTTTCTGCTGCAGATCCGTCTTCTGATGCTCTCATGGACAGCCAGATGCtctgatgaaaagaaaaagccctTGTGGATTGCGGAGAAGAGGGGGCTTTATGTTTGTTTTCCAGTATACATAGCTGGGGGCCTCATTGCCTTCGTTCTTAAGTGGAGGAAGAATCTTGTTGGCACCGAATGGCATTCTTCATACTACGATCACGAGCAGGTCCTTTTGAGTGGTATAAGAGCTTATGCTGGTTTGATCCTTGATGCCTTTCTTTTCCCCCAAATCCTGTTCAACATGTTCCAGAACTCAAGAGAAGAGGCTCTGTCTCGTTTCTTTTACATTGGAATTACCCTTGTTCGCCTGGTACCTCACGGATATGATCTTTACAGGGCTCACAATTTTCTTGGAATTGATGACACATACATCTATGCAGATCCTGTTGCAGATTACTACTCAACTGCTTGGGACTTCATTATTCCTGTGTTGGGCCTGTTTTTCGCTGCAACCATATACATGCAACAGCGATTTGGTGGTCGATGTTTCCTCCCACAGAGATTTCAAGAATCAGTGATATATGAGGAGCTGCCAATGGCTTCAGAAGATCAATTTCCACAAAAATCTAGCACCTAG
- the LOC18593982 gene encoding uncharacterized protein LOC18593982 — protein sequence MIVKPPMMLWLWTLTFFFLSVTPVSSTADSYSDHCSLIVPASVPTSEPPTNEFGPYGQYQTGFYDPGGNRILNANISRYTNSFSFYTTIVSKTDKDGVFMMEGSLEFQSPYHVRSISDGTKNNAGLTPRELVLADYKNPFNLKLHGFWSESSGKLCMVGTGSAYLKEGNLLTPAAILRLHNIKNSSIITTLITGTLESLSPSNDKNYFEPISIMMLPQLNYKLTFVSGDSMDDFSGENDAEKNLPIYSLLWGRTFCSKFSSLTKVFNLQYTGCSSGKNCLPFDKEIGNLPGSVHLDIINCTDVQERVRIFLKFQDNSNFRFYQPFNPSTTLIGEGMWDNEKNQLCVFLCRFLDITDSWSNAHVGDCTIRLSLRFPAIWSIKEASSIMGKIWTNKTVNDSGYFDKIVFRSTKNSVEALHGLKYEYTELDRIKTLCLGKKLVRNKGQRYPNPSSSDMKFDMAMKNSKGKTGWGSAVALTVGNQFYEQSSLLAATDVSELSSSRPTRWKPQGQANISYKIDMRLYHPPKLTDEVYVSSLLEEKVEITAEGIYDADTGGLCMVGCRKLSLINLVPENASMDCEILLNFQLAPVNQFENGGYIRGRIESTRKKSDPLYFDHLDVYSLAYSREQARHSIWTMDLEIAMVLISKTLACLSVRCQLYHVKRHPEALPFISLVMLLVLTLGQMIPLVLNYEALFWQKHDQETVLFQTGGWLEVNEVIVRIISMVAFLLQFRILQLAFAGRSINEGNQKGLWFAEKMTLLVTLSLYATGAFIVMLVDRGNYRREVVLLPTHPVDYWQRSTWDDLISYAGLVSDGFLLPQILLNMFSNSRKNVLSPSFYIGISLVRLLPHAYDLYGDHSYVQYKGTYLYVNPAEDFFSAAWDVIIPLGVLLFAAIIYLQQWFGGRCILPQRFKGLEGYGNIPVASES from the coding sequence ATGATAGTGAAACCTCCAATGATGCTATGGTTATGGACACTgacatttttctttctgtcAGTGACACCTGTCTCATCCACTGCAGACTCTTACTCTGATCATTGTTCTTTAATTGTCCCCGCATCAGTCCCTACCTCTGAGCCTCCCACTAACGAGTTTGGTCCATATGGTCAATACCAAACTGGCTTTTACGACCCTGGTGGAAACAGAATTCTGAATGCAAATATAAGCAGGTACACAAATTCATTCtcattttacaccaccatagTGAGCAAAACTGATAAAGATGGCGTGTTCATGATGGAAGGAAGCTTGGAGTTCCAAAGTCCATATCATGTGAGAAGCATCTCAGATGGAACAAAAAACAATGCAGGTCTCACTCCTCGCGAGCTAGTGCTTGCTGattacaaaaatccattcaATTTGAAGCTGCATGGCTTCTGGTCAGAATCTTCCGGGAAACTTTGTATGGTTGGAACGGGTTCTGCTTACCTGAAAGAAGGTAATCTGCTTACTCCTGCAGCTATTCTTAGGCTTCATAATATCAAGAATTCAAGTATCATCACTACTTTGATTACTGGAACTTTAGAGAGTTTGAGTCCTAGTAATGATAAGAATTACTTTGAACCAATTTCCATAATGATGCTTCCACAATTGAATTACAAGTTGACTTTTGTGTCTGGAGATTCCATGGATGATTTTTCTGGTGAAAATGATGCTGAAAAGAATCTTCCAATATACAGTCTACTCTGGGGAAGAACTTTTTGTTCAAAATTCTCAAGTCTTACAAAGGTATTTAATTTGCAGTATACAGGCTGCAGCTCTGGGAAGAACTGCCTCCCTTTTGATAAGGAGATTGGGAATTTACCTGGTTCTGTGCATTTAGATATCATTAATTGTACAGATGTTCAAGAGAGAGTtcgaattttcttaaaatttcaagataatAGCAATTTTAGGTTCTACCAGCCTTTCAATCCCAGCACAACATTGATTGGAGAAGGAATGTGGGATAATGAGAAGAATCAGCTGTGTGTTTTTCTTTGCCGATTTTTGGATATCACAGACTCTTGGTCTAATGCTCATGTTGGAGATTGCACGATAAGGTTAAGCTTGAGGTTCCCTGCAATATGGTCAATTAAAGAGGCTAGCAGCATAATGGGGAAAATTTGGACCAACAAAACTGTGAATGATTCAGGTTACTTTGATAAAATTGTGTTTCGAAGTACCAAGAATAGTGTGGAGGCCCTTCATGGTTTGAAATACGAATACACTGAGCTTGATAGAATAAAAACTTTATGCCTGGGAAAGAAACTTGTCAGAAACAAGGGACAAAGATACCCTAATCCTTCTTCTTCTGATATGAAGTTTGACATGGcaatgaaaaattcaaaaggaaaaaccggATGGGGTTCTGCAGTTGCTCTAACTGTCGGTAATCAGTTTTATGAGCAGAGTTCTCTTCTAGCTGCTACTGATGTCTCAGAGCTTTCATCTAGTAGGCCTACTAGGTGGAAACCTCAGGGCCAAGCCAATATTAGCTACAAGATAGACATGAGACTGTACCATCCTCCCAAGTTAACTGATGAAGTTTATGTATCAAGCCTACTTGAGGAGAAAGTAGAGATTACTGCTGAAGGGATTTATGATGCTGACACAGGTGGCTTATGTATGGTAGGTTGCAGAAAGCTTTCATTAATCAATCTAGTGCCAGAAAATGCTTCTATGGACTGTGAAATTCTTCTAAACTTCCAACTTGCTCCAGTAAAccaatttgaaaatggaggtTACATCAGGGGAAGAATTGAAAGTACACGGAAAAAATCTGATCCTCTTTACTTTGATCATCTAGATGTGTATTCACTTGCTTATAGTAGGGAGCAAGCAAGACATTCCATTTGGACCATGGATCTTGAGATTGCCATGGTTCTAATATCTAAAACACTTGCATGTCTATCTGTTCGATGTCAGCTCTATCATGTGAAGAGGCATCCAGAAGCACTCCCCTTTATTTCACTTGTCATGCTTTTGGTTCTTACCTTGGGCCAAATGATTCCTCTTGTGCTTAACTATGAAGCCTTGTTCTGGCAAAAACATGATCAGGAAACTGTCTTGTTTCAAACTGGTGGATGGCTTGAAGTGAATGAGGTAATTGTAAGGATAATTTCAATGGTAGCTTTCTTGCTGCAATTTCGTATACTTCAGCTAGCATTTGCAGGTAGATCAATTAATGAAGGAAACCAGAAGGGCCTGTGGTTTGCTGAGAAGATGACCTTGCTTGTGACTCTCTCATTGTATGCTACTGGGGCATTCATTGTTATGCTTGTTGATAGGGGGAACTATAGACGCGAGGTTGTGTTGCTTCCCACTCATCCTGTAGACTACTGGCAGCGTTCTACTTGGGATGACTTGATATCTTATGCCGGTTTAGTCTCAGATGGTTTTCTTCTGCCTCAGATACTGCTCAATATGTTCTCAAACTCAAGAAAAAATGTACTTAGCCCCTCATTCTATATTGGCATCAGTCTTGTTCGATTGCTGCCTCATGCATATGATCTTTATGGTGATCACAGCTATGTTCAATACAAGGGAACATATCTTTATGTGAATCCTGCTGAGGACTTTTTCTCCGCTGCTTGGGATGTCATTATCCCTCTCGGTGTTTTGCTATTTGCTGCAATCATTTACTTGCAGCAGTGGTTTGGTGGTCGTTGCATTCTCCCCCAGAGATTTAAAGGACTGGAAGGCTATGGAAATATCCCTGTGGCCAGTGAATCATAA
- the LOC108662729 gene encoding uncharacterized protein LOC108662729: MSMKPSIMLQICTLTYFFLFISFSAVTVSSAEIVVEVSSESEPEVSYSDYCSSVVPESITNSKTDTESFGPFDTGYYIGGNRILDPKITRISNLLSFETRYVYQTNADGVSKITGSLTLYRSYYLRSSFNLKLHGFWSESSGKLCMVGIGSAYSKEGDPFPLSAVFKLSNLKNSSNITTLITGTLESLSSSDEVNYFEPISLIMFPRLNYEYTFDSRESLEEFSAESDTEQNFPFNAPPVRRFCSIISTIGSVFKLQYSSDCNSRKKNCLPLGALIGYLPRVLSIKNIRCSGVQKRIQVLVEFRNNSHVDVGNYISFNPNTTLIGEGTWDDKKNQLFVFVCQFLDTGESWSSARVGDCTTRLSLRFPAILSIRETSSVMGKIWTKKTVNDSGYFDRIVFQRTENHMEGVPGLKYEFTEFDRVKNLCLRKEQVRKTGEYPNVHSADMKFDMLVKSSGIKYGQGLPVPLAIGDQFYRQYLYPVAHRSSMFERAVPANWIQSRPINVSYEVSITLQTPINLNRRVYSSYPIEEKLEITAEGVYDSQTGNLCMVGCRKFRSDNEVFQNAFVDCEILLNFQLAPLELNKNGGYIKGSITSMRKKSDPLYFDRLDVSSAAYKTDQGRSLIWTMNLDIAMVLISNTLVCIFVGLQLYHVKKNPEVLSFISLVMLVILTLGHMIPLVLDFEALCPNKQDQDKVLFHISGWFKLNEVIVTVVMVVAFLLLLRLLQLTVSARFHDGNQKHLWFAEEMTSLVIALLYAAGAKITLLVAWEKYRPQLLLLHSSPVDYQHHPICNDLKSYAGLLLDGFLLPQILLNIVSNSKQNALSCSFYIGTTFVRLLPHAYDLYRNHSYVLYNILQFSVNLDKGFFSAACDVIIVLVLLLLAAIIYFQQQFVGHSILPHGFRGLEAYPEKGPLLSKSSRPVKPSA, translated from the coding sequence ATGTCAATGAAACCTTCAATAATGCTACAGATTTGTACACTCACGTATTTCTTTCTGTTCATTAGTTTCTCAGCAGTTACCGTCTCATCTGCTGAGATTGTTGTTGAAGTATCCAGTGAGAGTGAGCCTGAAGTCTCTTATTCTGATTATTGCTCTTCAGTTGTCCCCGAGTCAATCACGAACTCTAAAACTGACACTGAGAGCTTTGGGCCTTTTGATACTGGTTATTACATTGGTGGAAACCGAATTCTTGACCCAAAGATCACCAGAAtctcaaatttattgtcattTGAAACCAGATATGTCTATCAAACCAATGCAGATGGTGTGTCCAAGATTACGGGGAGCTTGACACTTTACAGATCATATTATCTGCGAAGTTCATTCAATTTGAAGCTACACGGATTCTGGTCAGAATCTTCTGGGAAGCTTTGTATGGTTGGAATAGGTTCTGCTTACTCCAAAGAAGGTGATCCCTTTCCTCTTTCAGCAGTTTTCAAGCTTAGCAATCTCAAGAATTCAAGTAACATCACCACTTTAATTACTGGAACTTTGGAGAGTCTAAGTTCTAGTGATGAGGTGAATTACTTTGAACCAATTTCTCTAATCATGTTTCCACGATTGAATTATGAATACACTTTTGACTCTAGAGAGTCTTTAGAGGAGTTTTCTGCTGAAAGTGATACCGAGCAGAATTTTCCATTCAATGCGCCTCCAGTTAGAAGATTTTGCTCAATAATATCAACCATTGGAAGTGTATTTAAGTTGCAGTACTCAAGTGACTGCAACTCTAGAAAGAAGAATTGCCTTCCTCTTGGTGCGCTGATTGGCTATTTGCCTCGTGTACTGTCTATTAAAAACATTAGGTGTTCAGGGGTACAAAAGAGAATTCAAGTCTTGGTAGAATTTAGAAATAATAGCCATGTTGATGTTGGTAACTATATATCTTTCAATCCCAACACAACATTGATTGGAGAAGGAACGTGGGATGATAAGAAGAATCAGctgtttgtttttgtttgcCAATTTTTAGACACCGGAGAATCTTGGTCTAGTGCTCGTGTTGGGGATTGCACAACAAGGTTGAGCTTGAGGTTCCCTGCAATCTTGTCTATAAGAGAGACTAGCAGCGTGATGGGGAAAATTTGGACCAAGAAAACTGTGAATGATTCTGGTTACTTTGATAGGATTGTATTTCAACGAACTGAAAATCATATGGAGGGGGTTCCAGGTTTGAAGTATGAGTTCACTGAATTTGACAGAGTAAAGAATTTATGCCTGAGAAAAGAGCAGGTTAGAAAAACGGGAGAATATCCAAATGTCCATTCCGCAGATatgaaatttgacatgttaGTTAAAAGTTCTGGAATAAAATATGGACAGGGTTTGCCAGTTCCTCTCGCCATTGGTGATCAGTTCTACAGGCAGTACTTGTATCCAGTGGCTCATCGTAGCTCCATGTTTGAAAGAGCAGTGCCTGCAAACTGGATACAAAGTAGGCCTATCAATGTTAGCTATGAGGTGAGCATCACATTGCAAACTCCcataaatttaaatagaaGAGTTTATTCTTCTTATCCAATTGAAGAGAAATTGGAAATTACTGCTGAAGGGGTATATGATTCTCAAACTGGAAACTTGTGTATGGTGGGTTGCAGAAAGTTTCGGTCAGACAATGAAGTGTTCCAAAATGCTTTTGTGGATTGTGAAATTCTTTTGAACTTTCAGCTTGCTCcattagaattaaataaaaatggagGTTATATCAAGGGAAGCATTACAAGCATGCGAAAAAAATCTGATCCTCTTTACTTTGACCGTCTAGATGTGTCTTCAGCTGCCTACAAAACTGATCAGGGAAGAAGTTTAATTTGGACAATGAACCTTGATATTGCAATGGTTCTAATATCTAACACTCTAGTATGCATCTTTGTGGGATTGCAGCTTTATCATGTGAAGAAGAATCCAGAAGTACTCTCCTTCATTTCACTTGTTATGCTTGTGATTCTTACGTTGGGCCACATGATTCCCCTTGTGCTAGACTTTGAAGCCTTGTGCCCAAACAAACAAGATCAAGACAAGGTTTTGTTCCATATCAGTGGATggtttaaattaaatgaagtGATTGTGACGGTAGTTATGGTGGTTGCTTTCTTATTGCTACTTCGCCTTCTGCAGTTAACAGTCTCAGCTCGATTCCATGATGGCAACCAAAAGCACTTGTGGTTTGCTGAGGAAATGACCTCACTTGTGATTGCGTTACTGTATGCTGCCGGGGCCAAAATTACTCTGCTTGTCGCCTGGGAGAAGTACAGACCACAGCTTTTGTTGCTTCACTCTTCCCCTGTAGATTACCAGCATCATCCTATTTGCAATGACTTAAAATCATATGCAGGTTTACTCTTAGACGGTTTTCTTTTGCCTCAGATACTCCTCAACATTGTCTCTAACTCAAAACAGAATGCTCTCAGTTGTTCATTCTATATTGGAACCACTTTTGTTCGATTGCTGCCACATGCATACGATCTTTATCGTAATCACAGCTATGTTCTCTATAACATATTACAGTTTTCTGTGAATCTTGACAAAGGTTTTTTCTCTGCTGCTTGTGATGTCATTATTGTTCTGGTACTCCTGTTGCTTGCTGCAATCATTTATTTTCAGCAGCAGTTTGTTGGTCATAGCATTCTTCCCCATGGATTTAGAGGGTTGGAAGCATATCCAGAGAAAGGTCCACTGCTCAGTAAATCATCAAGGCCAGTGAAACCTAGTGCATGA
- the LOC18593983 gene encoding uncharacterized protein LOC18593983, protein MAMMLWLCKLTFFFLFISFFIQPVTCTETEALSTDSAVSYSDYCSSSVPESTPYYHYSPAYSFFGPFRQYETGYYYSGGNRILNSNITRLSNSFIFRTRLVYRTYRDGLFKIESSMVFQSPYYVGNMAYGPGISSRSPLNLKLQGFWSESSGKLCMVGRGFVYSKEGKLLTPAAVLKLSNLKNINNITSLITGTLVSVSFSSDKDYFEPVSLLMIPQLHYNYTLVSEDFVDGFSGKSDNVQGLPYNVQPRRGFCSIISTAGNVFNLQYTSSCSPGKNCLPFDGVLGYLPSSISLRRLEYCSEVKRKVRLLIEFRNVNYVGFYHPFNPNSTLIGEGFWDDKKNRLCVFVCRILDTAESWSNARVGDCTTRLTLRFPGVLSLRKTSSIVGQFWTNKSVNDSGYFNTIVFQSAENQMEGVPGLKYEYTEMEKVKKSCPRKKPATRKVESYPTGHNSIDMKFDMFVKTSEGKTGWGFAVPFSVGGQLYKQALYLMGVPPSSRPVRTVLDGPVNISYEIGITIRPVPEVDGGGVLFNITKEKVDITAEGIYDADTGALCMVGCRKIRSKDQLSQNASVDCEILLIFQFPPLISNKYGGYIKGSIESTRKESDPLYFNRLHVSSAAYSVEQARQSTRTMDLEITMVLISNTLVCVFVGLQLYHVKKNLEVLSFISLVMLVILTFGYMIPLVLNFEALFSKQQGQITSLVHSTGWLELNEAIVRITTMVAFLLQFRLLQLALSARSENQTGLWFAEKMTLLVTVLLYAAGAFILMLVNWGKHSPKVVKQQKQVMLLPSHQVEYQQYSTWKDLKCYAGLVLDGFLLPQILLNNFSNTRENTLSCSFYVGTTFVRLLPHVYDLYNNHSYIQQKGMHLFASEDFFSNAWDLCIALGVLLFAAIIYLQQRFGGRCILPGRFRELKAYEKACKE, encoded by the exons GATTATCgaattcattcatttttcGTACCAGGTTGGTGTATAGAACTTATAGAGATGGGTTGTTCAAGATTGAAAGCAGCATGGTGTTTCAAAGCCCATACTATGTGGGAAACATGGCTTACGGGCCTGGAATTTCGTCAAGAAGTCCTTTGAATTTGAAGTTACAAGGGTTCTGGTCTGAATCTTCTGGGAAGCTTTGTATGGTTGGGAGAGGCTTTGTTTACTCCAAAGAGGGTAAGCTGCTGACGCCTGCTGCTGTTCTTAAGCTTAGTAATCTCAAGAATATCAACAACATCACTAGTCTGATCACTGGGACTTTAGTGAGCGTGAGTTTTAGTAGTGATAAGGATTACTTTGAGCCAGTTTCCTTGTTGATGATTCCACAATTGCATTATAACTACACGTTGGTTTCTGAGGACTTTGTGGATGGGTTTTCTGGTAAAAGTGATAATGTGCAGGGTTTGCCGTACAATGTGCAGCCAAGAAGAGGTTTTTGCTCAATAATCTCAACCGCTGGAAATGTCTTTAATTTGCAGTATACAAGTAGTTGCAGCCCTGGAAAGAACTGCCTTCCTTTTGATGGGGTACTGGGGTATTTGCCTTCTTCTATATCTTTGAGAAGACTTGAGTATTGTTCAGAGGTCAAAAGGAAAGTTCGTCTTTTGATAGAATTTCGCAATGTTAACTATGTTGGGTTCTACCACCCTTTTAATCCCAACTCAACATTGATTGGAGAAGGATTCTGGGATGATAAGAAGAATCGGCTGTGTGTTTTTGTCTGTCGAATTTTGGATACTGCAGAATCTTGGTCTAATGCTCGTGTTGGGGATTGCACAACAAGGTTGACTTTGAGGTTTCCTGGCGTCTTGTCACTGAGAAAAACCAGTAGCATTGTGGGTCAATTTTGGACCAACAAAAGCGTGAATGATTCAGGTTACTTCAATACAATAGTGTTTCAAAGTGCTGAGAATCAAATGGAGGGCGTTCCAGGCTTAAAGTATGAATACACAGAAATggagaaagtaaaaaagtCATGCCCGAGAAAGAAGCCAGCCACAAGAAAGGTAGAAAGTTATCCAACTGGTCATAATTCCATTGATatgaaatttgacatgttcGTTAAAACTTCTGAAGGCAAAACTGGATGGGGCTTTGCAGTTCCTTTCTCTGTTGGTGGTCAGCTTTACAAGCAGGCTTTGTATCTGATGGGCGTTCCTCCTAGCTCAAGGCCTGTAAGAACAGTGCTGGATGGTCCTGTCAATATCAGCTATGAGATAGGCATCACAATTAGACCTGTTCCAGAGGTAGATGGTGGAGGTGTTCTATTTAACATAACCAAAGAGAAAGTGGACATTACTGCTGAAGGTATTTATGATGCTGATACAGGAGCCTTGTGCATGGTTGGTTGCAGAAAGATTAGGTCAAAGGATCAACTTTCGCAAAATGCATCTGTGGACTGTGAAATTCTTCTGATTTTCCAATTTCCTCCAttaatatcaaataaatatgGAGGATATATTAAGGGAAGCATTGAAAGTACACGGAAAGAGTCTGATCCTCTTTACTTCAATCGTTTGCATGTGTCTTCAGCTGCCTACAGTGTTGAGCAAGCAAGACAATCCACTAGGACTATGGACCTGGAGATCACAATGGTTCTAATATCAAACACTCTGGTATGTGTCTTTGTAGGGTTGCAGCTCTATCATGTGAAGAAGAATCTGGAAGTACTCTCCTTTATTTCACTTGTTATGCTTGTGATTCTTACCTTCGGCTACATGATTCCTCTTGTGCTAAACTTTGAAGCCTTGTTCTCAAAACAACAAGGTCAAATTACTAGTTTGGTTCATAGCACTGGATGGCTTGAATTGAATGAGGCAATTGTAAGGATAACAACAATGGTAGCTTTCTTGTTGCAATTCCGCCTCCTCCAGCTAGCATTGTCAGCTAGATCAGAAAACCAAACGGGCCTGTGGTTTGCTGAGAAAATGACCCTGCTTGTGACTGTATTACTATATGCGGCTGGGGCCTTCATTCTTATGCTTGTTAACTGGGGGAAGCATAGCCCTAAGGTTGTCAAGCAGCAGAAGCAAGTCATGTTGCTTCCCTCCCATCAGGTAGAATACCAGCAGTATTCCACCTGGAAAGACTTAAAATGCTATGCAGGTTTAGTCTTGGATGGTTTTCTTCTACCTCAGATACTGCTCAACAATTTCTCAAACACAAGAGAAAATACTCTCAGCTGTTCATTCTATGTTGGAACCACTTTCGTTAGGTTGCTGCCGCATGTGTATGATCTTTACAACAATCACAGCTACATTCAACAGAAGGGAATGCACCTTTTTGCGAGTGAAGATTTTTTCTCCAATGCTTGGGATCTCTGTATTGCTCTTGGAGTCCTGCTCTTTGCTGCAATTATTTACTTGCAGCAGAGGTTTGGTGGTCGTTGCATTCTTCCTGGTAGATTTAGAGAGTTAAAAGCATATGAGAAG GCCTGCAAGGAATGA